ACCAAGGCACGCACTCCCTATAGCAACGCCGACATCCTGAGCCGCACCCCCAGTCCGCCACAAACCATCACTGGCCTTGCCTCCATGCCCCCATCGTTATCACGACGCCACCACTCAGATCAGGAAACCTGAATAGCATAGCCACCAGTGCAGCCAACTTCGTTGTCGCCCAACACAGTAACAAGAAGAGGACACCAGTGCTGCGACTGCTACCTCCAACCCAGCACTCCAGGCTCCCTACCACCGTCGGAAGTCTGACGACCTCGATCCACAACCCAGTCATGCCGATCCAATGCAGACCCTACCAGAACCACGCCATTAGAGCTCGGCCTCAGATCAGCCACCTAAACATCTAACCGACCATCCCAAACAGCAACCCCAGGGAACCCACTTCAAGGCGGCCGCAATCCAAGATCCAGACCGATGCCAACCGGTTGACCGCGATTCAAGATCCAGACTCGCCGATCCGCCTTAAACCAATATAGCTCCACTCCCTTGGAGCTCGGCTTCAGATCAGCCATGGCCCAACCAGCACCCCTAGACATCCCCATCCAAGACGGAACACCTAGTGCCAGATCGAAAATAGcaagaagaaatagaaagttAGCCACAAGGCTAGCAATGGCCATGATCAAAGAGGTCTGGAAGGTTTGAGAATTTTGTCAATGGAGGAGGCCAACAATAACCCTAGCAAAGCGCTAGGTTAAAAAATTCTACTTGAGTCTCTTTTTTTGTTGATAATCCCAATAAACCATTAGTAAAGGTGATTTCAAAATACTTGGACAACTGATAGAAAGGTTGAAAAATACAGTTCAATTATTGAGAAGTTGATATACAGATCATGCTTGTGAacagaacaaaaaaacaaagcaaatgaGCTGTCTGAAATATTCAGTATCATTCATTACATGAACTGAACAATAAGGAAGAAAGAAATGTTCAATGCAAATGCAAATAGAAAGAACTTTACCAGGAGTGAATTTCCCAGTGACTTGTATCCACCTGTCCTGCTTATTCCCCTTGTGTGGTCCCACGGGAACCCCAAAAGCATTTCTACTTCATCAGGCTCAAGTGGGGCCACCTTTTTCTTTCCTACCCAAACAGATTCCACTTGCAGCATTCATAAATAACACAGCGACGGACACTTTCAGGTGGGATTTCATCTTCATCAGTCTTTAAGAGCCTTCATGATCCTCTCAGTAATTGTTGCACTAACAAGGCAAGTCTGTAAGCAATTTAGCTGTGTCCGATCATCCCAAGTAGGCCGCCACCACCTCCTTGTCATGGGAAATGCATCAAATATAGTTTGTGGTGGAAGGGGAACGAGACAGAATCTGTTTTTGATTGGAAGATTGTAAACATAGCCCCTTTTTCTTGCAGCAGCACAAAAATACTTCGAATCAACAAACTCAGGCTTCATGTCATACAAAAAGCGGGATATTGTGCTCCAAACTCCTTTACGTGTCAATGCCACATTCTCatagtaaaaataaggaggtcctGCGGCTGCCTTTGGAAGATTTTGGTAGATTTGACAGAGATCAGCTGGAGTCCCAAACCCAATCATTGGATTTGGGAGATGAATTGCATCAGCATCTTCCCCTATGATCTGGTTTCCATGTCCcataatcctttttcttttcagcaATGAAGATTCACAAAGTTTCCTCTTACTCTTCTCAGGATACTCACTCCACACGTGTACGCTGTAAAAGTTGTACCAGCAGTCAAAATCTACCAGACATGGAATGTGTAGATAAACTGATTCTTAGTCCAGAAATTAACATTGAATATCAGCAAGAAGGAAAAACAATACCATCTCTTCAAGGGGAAGATGGCCATCTTCTGCCTTTGAAATTTGAGCAGCTGATATGAAATCAGTCAAATCAACAATTGATGAGGCAATACCTGCAATGTTTGAATGAGAAAAAACAAACTGGAGTAAGTAAAAAGAGACAGGTAACAACATATATAGAATTGAAAAAGAGACTGAGGATGGATGGCATCACCAACTGACTGAACTAGCAGAAAGTGGTTTATTGTCCAAGTCAAAGAAACTAGTAAACCTGGTTGGATTTCTTACTAAACAACAGATAATATTAGGAAGGAGTTTTGTGGCCCCAAAATCACTGGCCTTTTTTATGCTATGAAAAACATTGCAGCCTAGTTCGACGAGATTCTCCTGCTATACAGTTCCAGTTACATGATTTTGATCCTGATTCCTGACTACCCAGAAAGAAAGCAATATATATTTTGGATGCATTGAAGATGAAATATGAGTGTTAGACCCTAAATGAAATTTGTTCTGGTTATACTTCTGGCATTGGTTTGGAGCTAAAGATATGTATACCTAGAGCAAGTAAATAGCAGTTTACAGAATATCAACACAATCATCAAAAAGAATTAAAGCATACAGATAAATCAGCACATGAGAATtctcaaattttaaaaaaaaaaaaaatatatatatatatataaatataaaaagttATACTGCATCTTTCTATTGCCATTGAAACCTCCAATTCACTGTACCCCATTTTAACCAGGGACATAAGTTTTGTCTCCGCCTCAGATGTAGGATCGATGGTTACCTGCAAAAATAGTTGATTAATGTTTCTGTGAAGTCCACATATGTAACATGCAAGTGAAATGGCATTGCCATGGACCAATAATCCCATGTAAATTGATGGACTAGCCAATAGAATGATGAGGAAATTCCATCAGTATTGCAAAACAATGTAATATCATGTGGCGTGGAGAATAGAGATACTTATTAAAAAGGGCCAAACTATGCTTGAAGATTTAAGGTCTAGTAAAAGTTGTTGAGCCATGGAAAAATGACTAACTATGCTATTTTGGCTATGGCATACAGAGTTTATCATATGGAGATTGATGATGCAAACTTACGTGCTTGCAAGATTTATCTGATGCCAGAATGAATATCAACCCAGCTACAGATCTATCCCTAGCTAACAGTGTCGCTGCAGAGATTTTTCAATAATTATCATAGTGTTAATAAAGGAatgataaataattataaacacaTTACATTACACGTACGAGTTCATATAACATTACAATTCCTCAATTAGAAAGCTGTACTAGAGAGTACAGACAGAGTAGCATAAAATTCATAATGAATCAGTTCATCGTTTGGAGAGATACCGTCACAGGAAAACATACTTGGTGTCTATGGTTTATAGCAAACAAGTAAgattatttgaattttttttttttttttttttgagaagaaacagCTTTTATTGAAAAAGCAAAATCGAGTTACAGGGAGACAGACAAGGAGTCCGCTAGTAagattatttaatttttttttttgaagaagaaacagCTTTTTATTGAAAAAGCAAAATCGAGTTATAGGGAGACGGACAAGGAGTCCGATTTAAACAAGTAAGATTATTTAAATATAAATTTCTATTCTTATTGTATCTTGAATCACTCTAAAATAGATGCAACATTTTGTTTAGAAAAGTTATAACTGAAATTGTGAGCATCTGAATTCACTATCACCATGATCATTGTATCTTGCAAGAGTATAAACGCTGAAATTATCTGGAAGCTACCATGCTTAAGGGAGTTTACTTTTACAAACAGTAGACAATTATATGCATGAACAATCCATGAAGTTTATCAACTATGTCCCAATACTGTGTACGGTAAAGGGAAACAGTAATATGCCAAATTGCTTCCAGCAGACAAGGTCTGGCAGATTGCAAAATTTCCTTTATATTTTGGTATATGTTAAGTTATGAACTCCATGACTGGAACACAACACGAAGTTAGTGCAGTTGGATTCATCAGTACTTGAAATGCACCCATAAATGACTTTACCTTGTACCCAAAACAGTAAACAAGTTGGATTAAAATCACAAATAACCCAATTGTGAAACATGATAATGTATACCTTGAACAGAATGATACAAATAAAGTGACTATAATATGATAATGTATGAAATCCAAGCAGTATTATAGGACTATTATACGAGTACTCGACTCGATTATGAGATGACACAACAGCAGCCAGAAATGAGCAAATAGCCACCCTGTTAGGAAGGGGAGCCGTCTGTTGAAAACAAACTCAAGAATCCGAAACAGGACAGGGCATACGTaaagccagaaattgaaaaagCAGACATTTCTGTTGCATAAAAATCCTTCAGAAAACTTATTCATATCATACTCTTTAACCATAAAttatcaaaatttttggatttcAATT
This portion of the Rosa chinensis cultivar Old Blush chromosome 1, RchiOBHm-V2, whole genome shotgun sequence genome encodes:
- the LOC112200284 gene encoding LOW QUALITY PROTEIN: DNA (cytosine-5)-methyltransferase DRM2 (The sequence of the model RefSeq protein was modified relative to this genomic sequence to represent the inferred CDS: inserted 4 bases in 3 codons); translated protein: MAIFPLKRCVHVWSEYPEKSKRKLCESSLLKRKRIMGHGNQIIGEDADAIHLPNPMIGFGTPADLCQIYQNLPKAAAGPPYFYYENVALTRKGVWSTISRFLYDMKPEFVDSKYFCAAARKRGYVYNLPIKNRFCLVPLPPQTIFDAFPMTRRWWRPTWDDRTQLNCLQTCLVSATITERIMKALKDXDEDEIPPESVRRCVIYECCKWNXVWVGKKKVAPLEPDEVEMLLGFPWDHTRGISRTGGYKSLGNSLHIDTVAYHPSVLKDQFPNGINVLSLFSGIAGAEIALHRLGILMKNVMSVEISEVSRNVVRCWWEQTNQRGXADVQELNADPLEHYIGSFGGFDLVIGGSPC